One region of Carassius gibelio isolate Cgi1373 ecotype wild population from Czech Republic chromosome A1, carGib1.2-hapl.c, whole genome shotgun sequence genomic DNA includes:
- the LOC128019187 gene encoding CMRF35-like molecule 5, producing MKMKTSHVLWIGIFLSGFRDSEGIDIRGYFGKGVTITCSHSWASTNIKYFCRAPCKDSTDILVKSDQSPAGRYTLKDSGDGTFTVNITDLQESDSGIYWCGVERLGYDSYTEVKLTVSKDPRESMTTSTEPYTYIQTSTDSHTVTPEAHSESTSVTARKTTSYSSPDDITLSPSITASVNTTVYIYAVGGLLLAVIMFVVGLMTVHQYRKKNKTSESFTLPNQSKDNKNEGVYENDLLWTKSTQVKPINMTMTRQVQKSQEDAVYENSHELYGNL from the exons ATGAAGATGAAGACCTCCCATGTGCTGTGGATCGGGATCTTTCTGTCGG GATTTAGGGATTCAGAAGGAATTGATATACGTGGATATTTCGGAAAAGGTGTCACCATCACATGTTCCCACAGCTGGGCTTCAACCAATATAAAGTATTTCTGCAGAGCTCCATGTAAAGACAGTACAGATATTTTAGTGAAATCTGACCAGTCACCTGCAGGAAGATACACACTGAAGGATTCAGGAGATGGCACCTTCACTGTGAACATCACTGATCTACAGGAGTCAGACTCTGGGATTTACTGGTGCGGAGTGGAGAGATTAGGTTATGACTCATATACAGAAGTCAAACTGACAGTATCTAAAG ATCCACGCGAAAGCATGACTACATCAACAGAaccatacacatacatacaaacatccACAGATTCACACACAGTTACACCAGAAGCTCATTCAGAATCAACATCTGTAACAGCACGCAAAACCACCAGCTATTCAAGCCCTGATGACATCACACTCTCACCCTCAATAACAG CATCTGTGAACACTACGGTATACATATATGCTGTTGGTGGTCTGCTCTTAGCAGTAATCATGTTTGTAGTTGGACTGATGACTGTTCATcaatacaggaaaaaaaacaagacatcaGAAA GCTTCACGCTGCCCAACCAAAGCAAAGATAACAAG AATGAAGGTGTATATGAGAATGATCTTCTTTGGACAAAAAGCACACAGGTGAAACCTATCAACATGACTATGACCAGACAAGTGCAAAAGAGCCAAGAAGATGCAGTCTACGAGAATTCACATGAACTTTATGGAAATCTCTGA